From bacterium, a single genomic window includes:
- a CDS encoding TM2 domain-containing protein has translation MADASVAPAAGTSDKSKIAALLLCIFLGGLGVHRFYVGKIGTGIIWLLTGGVFGIGWIVDIIMIAVDKFKDKQGNVLA, from the coding sequence ATGGCTGATGCGAGTGTTGCCCCGGCTGCGGGTACGTCGGACAAGAGCAAGATAGCGGCGTTGCTTCTTTGCATATTCCTCGGCGGTCTTGGTGTGCACCGGTTCTATGTCGGCAAGATTGGAACCGGCATCATCTGGCTCCTGACCGGCGGTGTGTTCGGAATCGGCTGGATTGTGGATATCATCATGATTGCCGTCGACAAGTTCAAGGACAAGCAGGGAAACGTCCTGGCCTGA